Within the Dolichospermum compactum NIES-806 genome, the region TTCAAGGCTGATTCTACACCGAATGCAGTTAAGTCTTGGCGATTTAGTTCTTCTATAGCTGCCTCTAATTCTTGATGGATTTTCTCGTCTACCCGCCCCCGCGAAAAATTACAACTGACTTTCACTGATGGATTACTTTTTAAAGTTGCAGTCATTTTCAAATCGCTGTTCTTTTCATCCAACTCCAAATAAGCAATAATTTCCGTTCCCGCTGGATATTTATCATCTAAACCCAACCACATATACTGCAAACGGTTTATTGTTTAACTAAATATGGAACCCCTCTCCAAACCTCTCCCCGCAACGGGGAGAGGTTTGGAGACTGTTATTTGTATTATAAAAAAGTCCAAGTTTTAGCCGTTTTGAGTATATCCCCAATCCTTTCATTATTTTTCACCCCATATAAATCTTCTTTCACATCATCAGGGCTGAAAAACTGAAAGTGAATTAGGCCTTGTCCTTCCACTACAGTTTTAAAAGTATGAGAAACAGTTATCGGTAATATAGCGGTATGCACTTGCATGAGATACATCATAGCCCCCTCATCGCTTGCGGGGAGGGGGTTGGGGGTGGGGTTCTTGTATCTCACTCAATCGAGAACCGCTATATATCGCCACGATTAATAACTTGATCTTGACGATTAACTAATTGAATAAGCCTGTTCTCCTACCAAAAATTTATTTTGTTCAGCAGCTACTACTGAACGGGTGAGTTTTCTATCTGGGGGTGTGTTGTCATTAGCTGTGACTACTTCCACACCTGCTAACTTAAATGCAGCGACGGAGTTAGTTGTTCCCAAGTCTATACCGATTGCTTTACCCATAATTCATTCTCACCCTGGTTATCAATGATTTAATTTAATTTTCAATTATGACAAAGATTTATGTTGACAAATAGCTTTATTCATGGAGATAATTTGTCCTACATGAAAAGAAGGAGGCATTAAACTATGAATCCGATGATCAAGTCCATCGTGCATGACATCTGTAGGTAATAATGAATGATCTAATCCCAATGTATGACCAATTTCATGAGCGATAGTATTAGCAATTAAATTAGACAATTGACCTAAATTTAAACTAGCCTGATTGGAAGTATGAAGAATTTGGTCAATGCGAACACCAGCAATATCTGTAACTTGATGATGGCGGAAACTGGCTATTCCTAAATAATCTATTGGTTGTTGATCTGCAAATACATATACATGAGTGAAATTACGCCCCCATTCTTTCTCCTCTGGTTCGTCTGAAGTCAAAAATACATGAACACTTCTAAAAGCACTAAAAACCTTAGACAAAGCATCTGCCATGATTTCTAGCATGGTGCTATTGTTATCAGTTGTGTTAACGATTCCAGAAATATCTACCCAGATACAATGACGTATTTCTTGATCTTTAATAATTAGAAATGTGCCACATGATGGACACACACGCCAATCAAGTTGAATCCGAGAACGGCAACCTTGACAACTTGGTTTTGCTGGTCTGTCAAGATTAATCCGTTCCCAGATGGGAACTTGCAATTTACGATTGGTCTTAGTTTTTTTGGTTAAATTCAGGCGATCGTAAAGTGACATTATTTAACAATAAGACGTAACAAGTTCCCCTAAACCATTAACACTAACACCATTCCCAATAGCTGCCATTTTCCACTCGTTATTGTGGCGATAAACTTCAGCTAAAACCATTCCTGTCATACCGCTATACTCTTTTCCAGAAAGGTTATATCGAGCTAATTCTTTGTTATTAGCTGAATTTACCAATCTAACAAAGGCATTGTCCACTTGGGTGAAATCTTGTTTACGAGCAATACAATCGTAAATATTGATGACGAAGACTAGTTTAGCAATATCAGCAGGAATGCGAGGTAAATCAATAATGATTACTTCGTCATCACCATCACCAGCACCAGTTAAATTGTCTCCTGTATGGACGATTGATCCTGATGAATGTTGAAGATTCCCAAAGTAGATTATGTTTTCTTTGGCTGTTAATTTACCATTAGCATCCAGGCAAACTACAGAGGCATCTAGGTCATAGTCATGACCACCACCACCAAAACTTCTAAAAAATCCGCCACCAGAGCGTTTAACTACGTCCCAACCCAGTCCACACATCAATTTAGTTAGACCAGGAGCTTCTTTAGAAAGGGAAATTCTCTGTCCTTTCTGGAGATTAATTGCCATGTTTAATTTCTCCTAGCTAAAGCGATCTAATAAAGCTTTCAATCCCCCTTGATAGCCTGAACCAACGGCATTTAACCGCCAATCTCCATCTTTGCGGTACAGTTCAGCCATAATTAATGCAGTTTCAATGGAGTAGTCTTCAACTAGGTCATAGCGAATAACTTCTTTTTCGTTTTGAGCATTTACAACCCGAATAAAGGCATTTTGCACTTGACCAAAGTTTTGATGCCGTTCTGCTGCTTCGTGAATAGTGACAGTGATGACTATTTTGTGAACATCCGCAGGGACTTTTTGTAAATTGATCTTAATGACTTCATCATCACCATCACCTAAACCTGTCAGGTTATCTCCAGTGTGTTGGACTGATTTGGCAGGATCTGGACTGGTGAGATTATTGTAAAAAATGAAGTGCTGATCAGAAATTAGTTTTTCGTTACTTCCCAGGATAAAGACGGAGGCATCCAAGTCAAAATCCAAGCCAGTATCCACAACCTTAACATCCCAGCCCAAACCCACAAATACTTCGGTGAGTCCGGGAGCTACTTTTTCTAGTGAAATCCGTTGTCCTTTAGTTAGCGAAACTGCCATTGCTTGGTAAACTCCTAAATTTTTACTTGCTTTTACTTCTAGCCAAATTTGACACTAGTATCTGAAATTGAGATACAGTTCTGTGTAGTATTAATAGGGAATGGGAAAAATTGAGGCACACTAAAAATAATTGCAGTTAAATCTTGTATGCTGCCATGAAAGACATCATAATTAATACTTATTTCAGCATATATATATTAAAAAGGCAAGTCACAATGTTGTAAATATTCGCAAACACTGAAGAACAGCCAGTCTAAAATAAAACCTGTGGTTTGTCTACAAGCGATCGCAAAGTGCTGCTGCCAGCAGTTCGCCCAACAAAACCCCGATTTAGTTTTATCCTGGAATAGTGGACTGAAAAAACTTCAGCCTTCCCAATAGATCAGGTTATAACCAGCATTTCTGGGGACTGATAGCGATATTTAAGCCACAAGCTACGTAACTCCAGCAATAGAAACCCTTGCAAAGCGTTCCATCAATAGTTACACTTTTTAAAATATTCTCATTTTTGTTTAGCAATTACCCAAACACTCAAACAGCCAGTTCTTGACAAAAGAACTCAAACTATGGTAGTGCGTCAGTATTGCCAAACTCAAAATCAGCAATAAAAAAACTCAGAGAGTTCTCTAATTGACGGTTTCCGTCATCTGTGAACCTCCGTAAGAAAATTGCTTTGTAAACATAACTATCCAGGAGGCTTGTAGTCAATGGGACTACCTTGGTATCGAGTACATACAGTCGTTCTCAACGATCCAGGTCGGCTGATTTCTGTACACTTAATGCACACAGCTTTAGTAGCTGGCTGGGCAGGTTCAATGGCACTGTACGAACTAGCCGTTTATAACCCTAGTGATCCAGTTCTCAACCCCATGTGGCGACAAGGGATGTTCGTACTTCCCTTCATGGCACGTTTAGGCGTAACCGAGTCTTGGGGCGGTTGGAGTGTAACTGGTGGCACAGCAGTAGACCCCGGTTTCTGGTCATTTGAAGGCGTTGCTGCCGCTCACATCGTTCTCTCTGGTTTATTATTCTTAGCTGCCGTTTGGCACTGGGTTTTCTGGGATTTGGAACTCTTTAGAGATCCTCGCACCGGTGAACCTGCACTAGATTTACCAAAAATGTTTGGTATTCACCTGTTCTTATCCGGTTTACTTTGTTTTGGTTTTGGTGCATTCCACCAGACTGGACTATTTGGTCCAGGAATGTGGGTATCTGATGCCTATGGACTAACAGGCAGTATTCAGCCAGTAGCCCCAGAATGGGGTCCATCTGGATTTAACCCCTATAATCCAGGTGGCATAGTCGCTCACCACATTGCGGCTGGTATCGTCGGTATTATTGCAGGTTTATTCCACCTCACCGTTAGACCTCCCGAAAGGCTATACAAAGCCCTACGGATGGGTAATATTGAAACCGTACTTTCCAGCAGTATCGCTGCTGTATTCTTCGCTGCTTTCGTAGTAGCCGGAACCATGTGGTACGGTAACGCTGCTACCCCAATCGAACTGTTTGGTCCTACCCGTTACCAATGGGATCAAGACTACTTCCGCCAAGAAATTCAGCGTCGTGTGCAAACAAGCGTTGCTGAAGGTGCTTCTTTGACCGAAGCTTGGTCGCAAATTCCTGAAAAACTGGCTTTCTACGATTATGTTGGTAATAGCCCCGCGAAAGGTGGTCTATTCCGTACAGGTCCAATGGTGAAAGGTGATGGTATTGCTGAATCTTGGCAAGGTCACGCTGTGTTCACAGATGCAGAAGGACGGGAATTAACAGTTCGTCGTCTACCGAACTTCTTTGAAACCTTCCCAGTCATTTTGACTGATAAAGATGGCGTTATCCGTGCTGACATCCCATTCCGTCGCGCAGAATCTAGATACAGCTTTGAACAAACTGGGGTAAAAGTCAGCTTCTACGGTGGGAACCTGAATGGTCAAACCTTTACAGATCCCGCTGATGTGAAGAAGTACGCCCGCAAAGCTCAAGGTGGAGAAATATTTGAATTTGACAAAGAAACCTTGAACTCTGACGGTGTATTCCGCACATCTCCTAGAGGTTGGTTTACCTTTGGTCATGCTGTATTTGCTCTATTATTCTTCTTTGGTCACTTGTGGCACGGTTCACGGACAATCTACCGTGATGTATTTGCCGGTGTGGAAATTGAAGAAGAACAAGTTGAATGGGGTCTTTTCCAGAAGCTGGGTGACAAGACAACTCGCCGGAGAAAGGAAGCTTAAAACTTGGATGAGGTGTGAAGTAGATTTTTCTACTTCATGCTTTTTCTGTGGTTTGTTAAACTAAAATTACTGGCTCAACAGGCAGGATCTGAAAAATATGGAAAGTGTTGCTTACATCTTGATTTTAGCCCTAGCAATAGGTGTACTCTTTTTTTCAATCGCCTTCCGCGAACCCCCCCGGTTTGAGAAAAAAGAGAAATAGGTTATTTATTCCCAATTAATTAGGGAATATATACTAACAATATCCGTTGTTACTATCATAAGTAGCAGCGGATATTTTGGTTTAGGTATTAAAACTCAGATATTACCCATTACCTATTCCCTATTCACCGCCATATATGATATAATTTTATGTCTGGAAGTTAATATGTGTTAAGACTAGCTATTCTAAGCTAGGATAAGACAGCAATGTAAGTGGAAATTGTCCTCCCACTACTTACATATAAACTGAATTTATGACAAAACCTTTACGGAGACTAGACCCAGGAACACATTAGCATGGTCAATCAGAACTTAACCGCTACAGAAATTGGATTTACCCACGAAGATTTCGCTGCTCTACTTGATAAATACGACTATCACTTCAGCCCTGGAGATGTCGTACCGGGTACAGTTTTCAGTATAGAGCCGCGCGGCGCTCTGATTGACATAGGTGCGAAAACCGCAGCATATATACCCATACAAGAAATGTCTATTAACCGGGTTGATGCCCCGGAAGAAGTCTTACAATCAAACGAAACACGGGAATTTTTCATCCTTACCGATGAAAATGAAGATGGTCAGCTCACCCTTTCAATTCGTCGGATTGAGTATATGCGGGCTTGGGAGCGAGTTAGGCAGTTGCAAGCAGAAGATGCTACTGTCCGTTCTGGCGTTTTCGCAACCAACCGTGGTGGTGCATTAGTGCGAATTGAAGGACTACGCGGCTTTATCCCCGGTTCTCATATTAGCACTCGCAAACCCAAGGAAGATTTGGTAGGCGAAGAACTGCCCTTGAAATTCTTAGAAGTAGATGAAGAGCGTAACCGCTTAGTTCTCTCCCATCGTCGAGCGCTGGTTGAGCGGAAAATGAACCGTTTGGAAGTTGGCGAAGTGGTCATTGGTACTGTCCGCGGTATCAAACCTTACGGTGCTTTCATTGACATTGGTGGAGTGAGCGGACTATTACATATTTCTGAGATTTCCCACGAGCATATTGATACTCCTCATAGTGTATTCAATGTTAATGATGAAGTGAAAGTAATGATCATTGACTTGGATGCAGAAAGGGGACGGATTTCACTGTCTACTAAACAGTTAGAACCCGAACCTGGTGACATGATCAAAAACCGTGATTTGGTTTACGATAAGGCCGAAGAAATGGCAGCTAAGTATCGGGAACAATTGCTTGCCAAACAGCAAGGCATTACTACACCTGTAGAAGCTACAGATGTGGAAGCCGTAGCTGAAGAAGTTGCACCTATGGAAACTGTAGTTGAGGAAGAAATTCCTCCAGCAACAGAGATTGAAGAAGAGATCCCCGCAGCTATTGAATCATAGATTGATAATTGCCAGTGATTACAACTCAGATTGTTAAAGTATATTATGAAGAGGGAAACCCCTCTTTTTTTTTACTTACAATCTAAAATCCGCAATTAATATGAATGGGGTGAGATATTTTGGCAACTATTAAATGTAAAAACATTGCGTTTTCTAATATTGAAGCAATTTTATTTGATAAAAACGGTACTTTAGAAGATTCAGAGTCATATTTAAGAACATTGGGACAAAAAGCAGCACGGATGATAGACGCACAAATTCCTGGAATTGGCGAACCTTTATTAATGGCTTTTGGTATTAATGGCAATTTCTTAGATCCAGCAGGTTTAATATCAGTAGCGAGTCGTAGAGAAACAGAAGTTGCAGCAGCAGCTTACATTGCAGAAACTGGCAGGGGATGGTTTGAATCCTTAAAAATCGCCCGTCAAGCTTTAGAAGAAGCTGATCAATATGTTGGTAAAACTCCTTCACCTTTATTTGTGGGTAGTTTAGAGATATTAAAGTCCTTGTCAGCAGCAGGGCTAAAATTGGGAATCCTGTCAGCAGCAACGACTCAAGAAGTCAAAAAATTTGTCAATACTCACCAATTAAGCGATTATTTGCAACTAGAAAAAGGTGTTGATGAAGGTCCTAGTAAACCAGATCCAACCCTGTTTTTAGAAGCTTGCCAAGCCTTGGGAGTATCACCAGAGACAACTTTAATGGTAGGTGATTCTATGGGTGATATGCAAATGGCGCGTGATGCTGAGGCTGCTGGCTGTATTGGGATTACTTGGATTGCTAGGGCAGATAATGTTCAAGGTGCAGATGTAGTGATTAATCAACTTGATGAAATTCAGGTGATTGAATTAGAACTTACGCAAGTGTCACACTAAAAATCTGTTGTAGGGTGCGTCAGATATCAACAATCTGTTTATTTGCAAGATTTATGCAGTCTGACGCACCCTACCAATGTGCCGGTCGCGTAAGTCCTGTAAATAATTTCCGGCTTCTCAATAATTACAAATGCTTGAATTTTTACTTATACTGAGTTAAACAGTGTTTATACTGTTAATCAGTTCAACCATGACCAGTGCCAGAAAATATGCAATTTACCTTACGGTTGATTGAAGTGCATTCTGGATAAAAGTCCATCAATTGAAATGCGTACAAAAAAGCGTTACTCTAAGCACATAGGATAAAACAGAGGAAAATACCGTGACTTCAAATACCCAAATCAAAGCATTAGACGTACCTACTGCCATAGTACAACGTCGTTCCATCAAAACCTTTAAACAAGATCCCATCTCCGCAGAACTACTTAAGCAACTGGTAGAATTAACCGTAGCTGCACCCAGTAGTTTTAACGTCCAATCGTGGAGAATAGTTTTAGTGCAGGACCAAGCCCAAAAAGAAGCATTATGTGCAGCTTCTTGGAAGCAACAACAAATTATTCAAGCACCTGTTACCTTTGTTTTCGCGGCTGACGCTGCTGCGGGAGGAAAAGATTTAACACCCATTTTAGAGCAAGGTGCAGCCACTGGGGCTTGGAATGAGGGAACAGTTAATTATTTTAGAGGTGCGATTCCGCAATTTCAAGCTAGTTTAGGAGACAAGCGCCGGGAATACGCCATTAAAGATGCCATGATAGCTGCTACAAATTTAGTGTTAGCAGCGGAAAGTTTGGGTTTATCCACCTGCTTTATGAATGGTTGGATTGAGGAACAGGTCAAAGCTATAATTGGTGCAGAAAATGACCCAGATATAGGTATTGCTGTTTTAGTACCTGTAGGTTATGCGGCTGAACCCCGTTTAAATCCCGGTCGGCTACCATTATCTGTTAATGTTTCTGTAGATAGACTAGATAATCCCTATCAAGGCTAATTAGGGATTTGGGGATTTAGGTTAGTATAAATACAAATATCAGTTGACAGCGATTTTTGGATCAGTGAATTGCATTCTGTCTCACGCAGAGGCGCAGAGGCGCAGAGGCGCAAAAAGAGAATATTGCACAGAATCATCTTTCTCTGTCTGCGTACCCTTCGGTAAGCAAGCTACATCTGCGTTTAATTATTCTTGAAATCTTATTTAACCCAGATCATACCTACTCTAAAAACTATATATTTCGGTCTTTTAAATTACAAAGTGATAATTTGTAATTGTACATCAATAAACATAAAAATATTTGGTTTTGATTTAAAAATATTGTAATAGAGCCAAGATCAAAATCTGTTGTTGTCTCTCTCATTAATTCTAGAAGTTCTGCTTTTAGTTTTTTGGACAATTCATAAAAATTTACATCTAGTAAATTCAACCTCTAACAGTGATTTAGTTTAGCTACATCCATAATTGCTGTTGTCACTATGAGGAAATAACTTGACCAAAAGTAATTGGCTATTTGGTTATACATTGCAGCGAACTCACAGCATATTTATCAAATAATTTATTGATGTTAGTGAGTATCTAGCAATTATTCAAGGTTGGCTAAGGAGTAGTAAGTCTAGGAGAATTTAATGCTGGATTTTTTCACTTCATTGAATGAGCATAATTTACCATATCCAGATCCCTTACATCCTATCGTGGTTCACTTTGTAATTGCGATGGTTCTATTTTCTGTTTTTTGTGATGTCGCTGGGTATTTAACTGGGAAAACTACCTTATTTGAGGTGAGTTGGTGGAATATGTGTATTGCCACAGTAGCTATTTTTGTGGCGATTATTTTTGGTCAATTTGAAGCTGGTTTAGCTAAACCCTACGAACTGGCTAAATCAGTATTAAATGTTCATACTCTTATCGGTTGGTCACTTTCAGGTATTATTGCTGCAATTACAGCTTGGCGTTATGTGTTGCGAAGTCGTAACTCAAAAAAACTTCCATTTCATTACATAGCTGTGGCAGTTTTATTAACAGTCCTGGTTGGATTTCAAGTATATCTTGGTGATGAACTTGTATGGGTGTATGGCTTACATACTGTACCTGTTGTGGAAGCGGTAAAGGATGGAATCTTGCCATGAATTCAGAATTATTAGACCAAATTAGTCACCAAATGGGTGCAAATGGTTTACCTTATGCCATTCCGATTCATCCTAATTTGGTACATCTTACATTAGGTTTATTTATCATTGCCATTATCTTTGATCTTTTAGGTGTATTTTTTCCTGTGGAAAAATGGTTGTTCAAGTTTTTGGGAATTAAGGTTGAACGTTCTCAATTATTTGATGTAGGTTGGTACAACATTTTTGCTGCGGCTGTGATTACATTTTTCACGGTTGGTGCAGGTTTTTATGAAATGTTGTTGGCAGCCCCACCAGCAGATATCAAAAGTCCTTGGGGAATGCTGGCAATGCC harbors:
- a CDS encoding Hsp70 family protein, translating into MGKAIGIDLGTTNSVAAFKLAGVEVVTANDNTPPDRKLTRSVVAAEQNKFLVGEQAYSIS
- a CDS encoding zinc-dependent metalloprotease family protein; its protein translation is MSLYDRLNLTKKTKTNRKLQVPIWERINLDRPAKPSCQGCRSRIQLDWRVCPSCGTFLIIKDQEIRHCIWVDISGIVNTTDNNSTMLEIMADALSKVFSAFRSVHVFLTSDEPEEKEWGRNFTHVYVFADQQPIDYLGIASFRHHQVTDIAGVRIDQILHTSNQASLNLGQLSNLIANTIAHEIGHTLGLDHSLLPTDVMHDGLDHRIHSLMPPSFHVGQIISMNKAICQHKSLS
- a CDS encoding TerD family protein translates to MAINLQKGQRISLSKEAPGLTKLMCGLGWDVVKRSGGGFFRSFGGGGHDYDLDASVVCLDANGKLTAKENIIYFGNLQHSSGSIVHTGDNLTGAGDGDDEVIIIDLPRIPADIAKLVFVINIYDCIARKQDFTQVDNAFVRLVNSANNKELARYNLSGKEYSGMTGMVLAEVYRHNNEWKMAAIGNGVSVNGLGELVTSYC
- a CDS encoding TerD family protein yields the protein MAVSLTKGQRISLEKVAPGLTEVFVGLGWDVKVVDTGLDFDLDASVFILGSNEKLISDQHFIFYNNLTSPDPAKSVQHTGDNLTGLGDGDDEVIKINLQKVPADVHKIVITVTIHEAAERHQNFGQVQNAFIRVVNAQNEKEVIRYDLVEDYSIETALIMAELYRKDGDWRLNAVGSGYQGGLKALLDRFS
- the psbB gene encoding photosystem II chlorophyll-binding protein CP47, whose translation is MGLPWYRVHTVVLNDPGRLISVHLMHTALVAGWAGSMALYELAVYNPSDPVLNPMWRQGMFVLPFMARLGVTESWGGWSVTGGTAVDPGFWSFEGVAAAHIVLSGLLFLAAVWHWVFWDLELFRDPRTGEPALDLPKMFGIHLFLSGLLCFGFGAFHQTGLFGPGMWVSDAYGLTGSIQPVAPEWGPSGFNPYNPGGIVAHHIAAGIVGIIAGLFHLTVRPPERLYKALRMGNIETVLSSSIAAVFFAAFVVAGTMWYGNAATPIELFGPTRYQWDQDYFRQEIQRRVQTSVAEGASLTEAWSQIPEKLAFYDYVGNSPAKGGLFRTGPMVKGDGIAESWQGHAVFTDAEGRELTVRRLPNFFETFPVILTDKDGVIRADIPFRRAESRYSFEQTGVKVSFYGGNLNGQTFTDPADVKKYARKAQGGEIFEFDKETLNSDGVFRTSPRGWFTFGHAVFALLFFFGHLWHGSRTIYRDVFAGVEIEEEQVEWGLFQKLGDKTTRRRKEA
- a CDS encoding photosystem II reaction center protein T, producing the protein MESVAYILILALAIGVLFFSIAFREPPRFEKKEK
- a CDS encoding 30S ribosomal protein S1; this translates as MVNQNLTATEIGFTHEDFAALLDKYDYHFSPGDVVPGTVFSIEPRGALIDIGAKTAAYIPIQEMSINRVDAPEEVLQSNETREFFILTDENEDGQLTLSIRRIEYMRAWERVRQLQAEDATVRSGVFATNRGGALVRIEGLRGFIPGSHISTRKPKEDLVGEELPLKFLEVDEERNRLVLSHRRALVERKMNRLEVGEVVIGTVRGIKPYGAFIDIGGVSGLLHISEISHEHIDTPHSVFNVNDEVKVMIIDLDAERGRISLSTKQLEPEPGDMIKNRDLVYDKAEEMAAKYREQLLAKQQGITTPVEATDVEAVAEEVAPMETVVEEEIPPATEIEEEIPAAIES
- a CDS encoding HAD family hydrolase, which encodes MATIKCKNIAFSNIEAILFDKNGTLEDSESYLRTLGQKAARMIDAQIPGIGEPLLMAFGINGNFLDPAGLISVASRRETEVAAAAYIAETGRGWFESLKIARQALEEADQYVGKTPSPLFVGSLEILKSLSAAGLKLGILSAATTQEVKKFVNTHQLSDYLQLEKGVDEGPSKPDPTLFLEACQALGVSPETTLMVGDSMGDMQMARDAEAAGCIGITWIARADNVQGADVVINQLDEIQVIELELTQVSH
- a CDS encoding nitroreductase family protein encodes the protein MTSNTQIKALDVPTAIVQRRSIKTFKQDPISAELLKQLVELTVAAPSSFNVQSWRIVLVQDQAQKEALCAASWKQQQIIQAPVTFVFAADAAAGGKDLTPILEQGAATGAWNEGTVNYFRGAIPQFQASLGDKRREYAIKDAMIAATNLVLAAESLGLSTCFMNGWIEEQVKAIIGAENDPDIGIAVLVPVGYAAEPRLNPGRLPLSVNVSVDRLDNPYQG
- a CDS encoding DUF2231 domain-containing protein, whose amino-acid sequence is MLDFFTSLNEHNLPYPDPLHPIVVHFVIAMVLFSVFCDVAGYLTGKTTLFEVSWWNMCIATVAIFVAIIFGQFEAGLAKPYELAKSVLNVHTLIGWSLSGIIAAITAWRYVLRSRNSKKLPFHYIAVAVLLTVLVGFQVYLGDELVWVYGLHTVPVVEAVKDGILP
- a CDS encoding DUF2231 domain-containing protein, which codes for MNSELLDQISHQMGANGLPYAIPIHPNLVHLTLGLFIIAIIFDLLGVFFPVEKWLFKFLGIKVERSQLFDVGWYNIFAAAVITFFTVGAGFYEMLLAAPPADIKSPWGMLAMPTMMWHGVGGVLLLAMIVGMTFWRGWQRYVIGKYEEREVQISYLVVGVIIMLLMYFHGTLGAHLAADFGVHNTADKLLRAGKDINQIFGNR